The DNA sequence TTAATTTTCTTATGGAGGTTTTTAATATGTTAGTTTCAGCTAAAGAAATGTTAAACAAAGCTAGAGAAGGTAAGTATGCTGTTGGTCAATTCAACATCAATAACTTAGAATGGACTAAAGCAATTTTACTTACTGCTCAGGAAAACAATTCTCCAGTTATATTAGGGGTATCTGAAGGTGCTGGTAAGTATATGGGAGGATATAAAACTATAGTTGGTATGGTTAATGGAATGTTAGAAGAATTAAATATAACTGTTCCAGTTGCTCTACATTTAGACCATGGTAGTTACGAGGGAGCTAAAAAAGTAATAGAAGCAGGATTCTCTTCTGTTATGTTTGATGGTTCTCACTACTCTATAGAAGAAAATATAGCTAAAACAAAAGAAATAATAGATATAGCTCACGCTAAAGGAATATCTGTAGAAGCAGAAGTTGGTTCTATAGGTGGAGAAGAAGATGGAGTTGTTGGTGCTGGTGAAATAGCAGATCCTAACGAATGTAAATTAATAGCTGACTTAGGAGTTGATATGTTAGCTGCTGGTATAGGTAACATACATGGACAATATCCTAAAAACTGGGCTGGATTAAACTTTGATGCTTTAGAAGCAATAAATAAAGCTACAGGTGATATGCCACTAGTTTTACACGGTGGAACTGGTATACCTGCTGATATGATACAAAAAGCTATCTCTTTAGGTGTATCTAAAATAAATGTTAACACTGAGTGTCAATTAGTTTTTGCTGCTGCAACTCGTAAATATATAGAAGAAGGAAAAGACTTACAAGGCAAAGGTTTTGACCCTCGTAAGCTTCTTGCTCCAGGATTCGAATCTATAAAATCAATTGTAAAAGAAAAAATGGAATTATTCGGTTCTGTAAACAAAGCTTAATATAAATTAAAAGCTATCTCACCTGAGATAGCTTTTTTTATTTAAAGTTTTATATATCCACTCTTTATTTTTCTATGTATAGTAGATGAATTTATACCTATCTGTTCTGATGCCTTTGTAATTGAGCCATATCTATCTATAGCTCTAGGTATAATTATTTGATCTACTATTTTATATGCTTCATTTAAATTCACAATTCCATTTACCACTATAGGCAGTTCAAAAGTTCTTTCCCTAGATGTATCATCTAAATTTTTAAGCATATTAAACTCATCTTCTCCTATAGTATTTTTAACTGATAGTACTATAAATCTTTCAATAATATTCTTCAATTCTCTTATATTGCCAGGCCAAGAATGACTATTTAGTAAATTCATAACCTGAGGAGAAATCTTTACATCTCTATTGTATTTATCATTGTATAAACTCAAGAAATGTTCAACTAAAGGCTCAATATCTTCCTTTCTTTCTCGAAGTGGAGGTATTTTTATAGGTATTACACTAAGTCTATAATATAAATCTTGTCTAAATTTAAAATTATCATGTAAATCCTCATTTGATATATTAGTAGCGCTTATATATCTTACATTAATTTTAATTGGTTTACTTCCACCAACCCTAGTTACTGTATTTTCTTGTATAACTCTAAGTAATTTTTTTTGCATTTGAAGTGGTAATTCCCCTATCTCATCCAAGAATATAGTCCCTCCATTTGCCTGTTCAAATAAACCTTTTCTCCCACATTTTTTGGCTCCAGTAAATGCACCTTCCTCGTATCCAAAAAACTCAGATTCTAGTAATTCATTAGGAATTGCCCCACAGTTTATAGCTATAAAAGGTTTGTCTCTTCTGGGACTGTATTTACATATTGTTCTAGCTACTATTTCTTTACCCACTCCAGATTCCCCAGTTATAAAAATTGCTGAATCAGATGCAGCTGCTCTTTTTACTAAATTTTTTATGTTCTCCATAACTTTACTTTTGCTTATATACTCTGAACTAGTTTCTATTCCATTATGCTTAGTATGCGATTCTAAGTTTATAACTCTAGAAATATCCCTTCCTGTTAATACCCCACCTTTTACATTTTCCTCATTATCAAATATAGGAACTGCCGTATATGCTATTACTTTTCCCCCAGGATAGACTATATTTTTATAAGTTTTTTTCTTAACCTCTAGCATATTAAGTATTATTGGTTCTTCTACTAACCCCATATAAACTAACTTATCAATACTTCTCCCTAAAACATCTTTTCTTTTAAATGGAAGTATTTCATCGCATAAGCTATTCATTTTTTCTATAACACCATCTTTATTAAATATAACTACAACCTCATCTATATGCTCAATTATGTCCTCAACAATATTATCCGTTATCATAGTTTTTTCAAATAAATAGATATATTGTATTTCATTTTTACAGTCTCTAACAGGATAAATATCTACAAATATGTTTAAGTCTCTAAGTCTTATATTTTTTCTATTATTTGAAAAACTATCTTTATTACTAAATGTACTATCTAAATCAGCTATATTTGATGGCTTGTCCACATCTACAAATTTCAAAATATTTTTCATTTGCGAATTAAATTCTAGTATTTCACCATTTTCCTTGCATAAAATTGCAGGATTCTCTAAGTGATTGATAAAGCCTCTAAAATCATTGTACACTTTCTTCAGCCCTTCCTTATTTAGTAAGTTAAATTCACTGTTGAAACATAAAAATTGACTTTCCTATACAATAATATTATAGCATTTAAAAATACTT is a window from the Paraclostridium sordellii genome containing:
- the fba gene encoding class II fructose-1,6-bisphosphate aldolase produces the protein MLVSAKEMLNKAREGKYAVGQFNINNLEWTKAILLTAQENNSPVILGVSEGAGKYMGGYKTIVGMVNGMLEELNITVPVALHLDHGSYEGAKKVIEAGFSSVMFDGSHYSIEENIAKTKEIIDIAHAKGISVEAEVGSIGGEEDGVVGAGEIADPNECKLIADLGVDMLAAGIGNIHGQYPKNWAGLNFDALEAINKATGDMPLVLHGGTGIPADMIQKAISLGVSKINVNTECQLVFAAATRKYIEEGKDLQGKGFDPRKLLAPGFESIKSIVKEKMELFGSVNKA
- a CDS encoding sigma-54 interaction domain-containing protein, translated to MYNDFRGFINHLENPAILCKENGEILEFNSQMKNILKFVDVDKPSNIADLDSTFSNKDSFSNNRKNIRLRDLNIFVDIYPVRDCKNEIQYIYLFEKTMITDNIVEDIIEHIDEVVVIFNKDGVIEKMNSLCDEILPFKRKDVLGRSIDKLVYMGLVEEPIILNMLEVKKKTYKNIVYPGGKVIAYTAVPIFDNEENVKGGVLTGRDISRVINLESHTKHNGIETSSEYISKSKVMENIKNLVKRAAASDSAIFITGESGVGKEIVARTICKYSPRRDKPFIAINCGAIPNELLESEFFGYEEGAFTGAKKCGRKGLFEQANGGTIFLDEIGELPLQMQKKLLRVIQENTVTRVGGSKPIKINVRYISATNISNEDLHDNFKFRQDLYYRLSVIPIKIPPLRERKEDIEPLVEHFLSLYNDKYNRDVKISPQVMNLLNSHSWPGNIRELKNIIERFIVLSVKNTIGEDEFNMLKNLDDTSRERTFELPIVVNGIVNLNEAYKIVDQIIIPRAIDRYGSITKASEQIGINSSTIHRKIKSGYIKL